AGACACGGGCGAGCTCCTTCGTGCCGAAGAGTCCGGCCGGACGGATCAGCAGCACCGCGACCATCACGAGGTACGGGGCGAGGTCGCCGATGCCCCGGCCCAGGAAGGTCAGGTCGCCCTGGTAGCCGGTGGCGAGGGACTCGGTGATCCCGACCAGCAGGCCGCCGACGAGGGCGCCGGTGGTGGAGTCGAGCCCGCCGAGGACCGCGGCGGGGAACGCCTTCATCGCGGCGAGCGAGGTGGAGCGCTCCAGGCCGGGGGTCGGGAACACGGTGAGGAACAGCGCGGCGACGGCGGCGAGACCGCCCGCGACCGCCCACGCGCCGAGCGAGACCCGGCCCAGCCGGATCCCCATGAGGGCCGCGGTCTCCCGGTTCTCCGCCGCCGCCCGCATCGCGACGCCCCAGGAGGTGAACCGGAAGGCGAGCAGGAAGGCGGTGATGAGGAGGGCCGCGGCCAGGAGCGCGGCGATCCGGGTCTCGGCGATGGAGATCCCGCCGACGGTGACGACGGCGTCGCCCCAGGGGTCGCCTAGCGCGAGGATGTCCGTGCCGATGCGGCGGGTCAGTTCGGTGGCGAGCAGGATGTCGACGCCGATCGTGACGATGGCGAGGACGCTGTGGTCCGAGCCGCGGTAGCGGCGCATCACCAGGAACTCGACGGCCGCGCCGACCAGCGCCGCGCCGGCGATGCCGACGAGCAGGGCCGGCCAGAAACCGATCGAGGAGTGCAGGACGGCGGTGACGTACCCGCCGGCGAGCAGCAGCGAGGCGTGGGCGAAGTTGACGACCTCGGTGGCGCGGAAGATCACCACGAAGCCGAGGGCGATGAGGGCGTAGACGGATCCCAGGGACACGCCGTTGAGGAGGAGTTCGGCGAACGTCGTCACTCGGCGGCCTCCTCTCCGAGATAGGCGCGGACGACCGCCGGATCGTTCTGTACGTCGCCGGGGGCGCCGTCGGCGATGCGGCGGCCGAAGTCGAGGACGGTGACGCTGTCGGCGAGCCGCATCACCACGCCCATGTCGTGCTCGACCAGGACGATCGAGATGCCGAGGCTGTCCCGGACGCCGGCGATGACGGCGGCGGTGCGGCGGCGTTCGTCGGCGGTCATGCCGGCGACGGGCTCGTCGAGCAGCAGCAGCTGGGGTTCCATGCAGAGCGCGCGGGCGAGTTCGGCGAGCTTCTGCTGCCCGTACGGCAAGGCTCCGGCGGGCTGGGCGAGTTGCTTCTCCAGGCCGACGAACGCGGCGATCTCGCGGACCCGTTCGCGGTGCCGGGCCTCCTCACGGGCGGCGGACGGCAGCCGCAGCCCGGCGGCGAGGAAGCCGGTGCGGGTGAGCCGGTGCCGTCCGAGGAGGAGACTGTCCTCGACGGTGGCCCGGGGCGGCAGCGCAAGGTTCTGGAAGATCCGCGCGATGCCGAGCCCCGCGATCTTGTGCGGCGGCAGCCCGGTGAGCTCGTGCTCACCGAAGCGGACGGAGCCGGAGGTGGCCCGGTACACCCCGGACAGCACGTTGAAGCAGGTCGACTTGCCCGCGCCGTTGGGGCCGATGACGGCGTGCACGGTGCCGGGCCGGACGGTGAACCCTACGGCGTCGAGCGCGGTGAGCCCGGCGAACCTCACGGTGACGTCGCGGACTTCGAGGACGGGAACCGCACTGCTGCGGACGTCGGGGGTCATCGGGTCGCCTCCTCCCAGCGGGACAGCGCCGGGTGGGCCGTCGCCGCGTCGGCGGCGTCGGCCGCCGCGTCCTCGTCGACCACGCCGAGGTAGCGGCGGCGCACCTCGTCGGACGCGGCCAGTGCGGCGGCCGGGCCGGACAGGGTGACCTCGCCGACCTCCAGGACGTACGCCTCGGACGCGAGCCGCAGCGCGAGCGCGGCGTTCTGCTCGACGAGGAGGACCGCCGTTCCCTGGGCGTTGATCTCGCGGATCGTGTCGGCGATCCGGGCGGCCATCAGCGGGGCTAGGCCGAGCGAGGGCTCGTCGAGGAGCAGCAGTCTCGGCCCGGCCATCAGGGCGCGGCCGACGGCGAGCATCTGCTGCTCGCCGCCCGAGAGCAGCCCGGCGGGCTGGCGGGCCCGGTCGGCGAGGACCGGGAACAGTTCGTGGACGCGGCGGAGCGCGGCGGCCTTC
This sequence is a window from Streptomyces sp. HUAS YS2. Protein-coding genes within it:
- a CDS encoding ABC transporter ATP-binding protein; translated protein: MGGTALALEVADLSAGYGPVRALRQVSLAVPEGAVVTVLGGNGAGKSTLLRAISRTLAFHGGAVTSGTVRFGGRALDGLAADRVVAAGVSQVPEGRQVFARMTVEDNLRAGALGGSGDRSAKAAALRRVHELFPVLADRARQPAGLLSGGEQQMLAVGRALMAGPRLLLLDEPSLGLAPLMAARIADTIREINAQGTAVLLVEQNAALALRLASEAYVLEVGEVTLSGPAAALAASDEVRRRYLGVVDEDAAADAADAATAHPALSRWEEATR
- a CDS encoding branched-chain amino acid ABC transporter permease encodes the protein MTTFAELLLNGVSLGSVYALIALGFVVIFRATEVVNFAHASLLLAGGYVTAVLHSSIGFWPALLVGIAGAALVGAAVEFLVMRRYRGSDHSVLAIVTIGVDILLATELTRRIGTDILALGDPWGDAVVTVGGISIAETRIAALLAAALLITAFLLAFRFTSWGVAMRAAAENRETAALMGIRLGRVSLGAWAVAGGLAAVAALFLTVFPTPGLERSTSLAAMKAFPAAVLGGLDSTTGALVGGLLVGITESLATGYQGDLTFLGRGIGDLAPYLVMVAVLLIRPAGLFGTKELARV
- a CDS encoding ABC transporter ATP-binding protein → MTPDVRSSAVPVLEVRDVTVRFAGLTALDAVGFTVRPGTVHAVIGPNGAGKSTCFNVLSGVYRATSGSVRFGEHELTGLPPHKIAGLGIARIFQNLALPPRATVEDSLLLGRHRLTRTGFLAAGLRLPSAAREEARHRERVREIAAFVGLEKQLAQPAGALPYGQQKLAELARALCMEPQLLLLDEPVAGMTADERRRTAAVIAGVRDSLGISIVLVEHDMGVVMRLADSVTVLDFGRRIADGAPGDVQNDPAVVRAYLGEEAAE